From one Lolium rigidum isolate FL_2022 chromosome 4, APGP_CSIRO_Lrig_0.1, whole genome shotgun sequence genomic stretch:
- the LOC124649060 gene encoding SNAP25 homologous protein SNAP33-like produces MSGARSYFTSKKKTAAAGNGHGSSSSRNPFDSDSDDGGATQQRPPARASSAPIPAADQRGALFAGGAEERTGPSSGLASSSSSSSAAARSRYRNDFRDSGGVDGQSVQELEGYAAYKAEETTQRVDGCLRIAEEMRETASKTLVTVHQQGQQIRRTHAMAQDIDQDLSRGEKLLGDLGGLFSKTWKPKKNGAIKGPMLTRDDSFIRKGNHLEQRQNLGLTGRPRRSKSREALSEPMTGLQKVEVEKAKQDDALSDLSDILTELKGMAVDMGSEIGRQTSDLGHAEKDFDELNYRVKGANTRTRRLLGR; encoded by the exons ATGAGCGGCGCCAGGTCCTACTTCACGTCCAAGAAGAAGACCGCCGCGGCCGGCAACGGccacggctcctcctcctcccggaaccCCTTCGACTCCGACTCCGACGACGGCGGGGCGACGCAGCAGAGGCCGCCGGCGCGGGCCTCCTCGGCGCCCATCCCGGCCGCCGACCAGCGGGGCGCCCTCTTCGCCGGCGGCGCCGAGGAGAGGACCGGGCCCTCGTCGGggctcgcctcctcctcctcctcctcgtcggcggcggccAGGAGCCGCTACAGGAACGACTTCCGCGACTCCGGGGGCGTGGACGGCCAGTCCGTGCAGGAGCTGGAGGGCTACGCGGCCTACAAGGCCGAGGAGACCACGCAGCGGGTCGACGGATGCCTCAGGATCGCCGAGGAGATGCGGGAGACCGCGTCCAAGACCCTCGTCACCGTCCACCAGCAGGGCCAGCAGATCAGGCGCACCCACGCCATGGCCCAAGACATCGACCAGGATCTGTCCAGG GGGGAAAAGCTGCTAGGGGATCTTGGAGGTTTGTTTTCCAAGACGTGGAAGCCCAAGAAGAATGGCGCAATCAAGGGTCCTATGCTAACCAGAG ACGATTCCTTCATACGCAAGGGCAACCATTTGGAGCAAAGGCAGAATTTGGGGCTGACGGGCCGTCCACGTCGGTCCAAATCACGAGAAGCCCTATCTGAACCTATGACAGGGCTCCAGAAAGTTGAG GTGGAGAAGGCAAAGCAGGACGATGCCCTATCTGATCTCAGCGACATATTGACGGAGCTGAAAGGCATGGCCGTTGACATGGGATCTGAGATTGGCAG GCAAACAAGCGACTTGGGTCATGCAGAGAAGGACTTCGACGAACTTAACTACAGGGTCAAGGGGGCAAACACTCGAACCCGCCGTCTGCTTGGGAGATAG